The stretch of DNA TTATATACTATCCAAAGAATATTCCAAGTGAATGCCAGGAATCTCAAATCGATGTAAATGATTGGTCATGAAAGAGGGCAGTCTCATAAGGATCCTTGTGAAGATGAGACTTACCTTGGGTCCACTACGGGATGTTCTGTCAAATTGGCTCCTCATGTTAAACAAAGTCTTAGAATCAGTATAGACCTAGAAGAAAAATGCACTGTTTAAATTTAAGAGAAGGCAAGTTGACCTTGACAATGAATAATTAGACAGAACTACAGAATCAAGACAAAAAAATGAAACAGACTTGGCAGTAAGAACTTTACATGGAAGTCATACAAATCTGCAGGATGGTCAAGTGGTCTAGATGAACCATCACAGTTTGAAATCATTTGAATGTCTGGATATGCCTCTCTTATAGCATTGTAGAATTTGAGGTAATTACCTGTTTATAACAAACATAAAGACTATCATTCCATGCAACTAAAAGCAGTCTTCATATGTTAAAAAAAACACTATAGATGAAGTATATCCTTTGCCGATTACCACTGGGAGTTATGCTCAGTTTAAGTAAGTCTCTTTGCTAGTACAGGGACATCAAGTGCAAAATTGCCCTTGTGCAGAAGAACTTTTTTTTGAACGAAACTTGTGCAGAAGACCTTTTCAACTTATTTAAAGGatgcaaataaaaaagttgataAGTTTACCACGGTAAAACTTTTTCCCGCAATCTTCATTTCCAATCGCGACATGTTTAACTGGGAAAGGTTCAGGGTGTCCCATTGCAGCCCTAACAGAGCCCCATGTTGAATCTGCACTCCCCCTTGCAAATTCTAGACTGTCCAATACATCCTGTAGAAAAACAAACACTTCAATAACAATGAAGCTAGAGAATTATAAGAATATAAGAACTACCTAAATCTACAGGAGATATATGGTATCTTATTGGGTTTCTCACTATTCATATAAACAGAATTAATTAGTTCATGGACAATCTTGGTAAATGTGAGTGTACAACTCAAGCTAAGCGCCATCTCTGCATGTAAACTACCTGAATAAAAAGTAAAGGGTCACCTGCTGCTGTTATATCTTTTTCAGTACTCATGAAGACAGCTAGAAGATAATAAAACTTCAGCATTATTCAAAACTGATAATATGTGATGGTTCTCACTGTGATCTGAACAATAAAATCTTGGACATTCCTCCTAGCTCACGAAAAATGAAATTCTATTATAACATCTACAGTGTTGATATGCGATGGTAATTTGCACCCATGGCTGAGAAAGTACATTGCATTAAAAAAAATGAAGGCTCTTATACCATTATATCAACAATTTTGGAAGGCTTTATATTAACAAATGCTTAGTCTACTCGAGGTATAACCAGGGAGCTCAAAAGATACCTTTACAAAAGGAGCAATAGCTACAGTATCAACTTCATCATTGTGGCTGATTCCTGAGTTATAAGAGAGAAAATCCATCAGTTAAGAAGCACCacagtgataaaagatttaacaaATCTGAAAACAATTACCATTGTTGAATACCCAGATTGGGGCAGCACCCAGGTCCTCCGCAAGCTTTGATATAGATTTCAAAGTAATAGTTAGGGGGTGATAAtaggaaagaaaaaataaataaattgaagCAGTGTAAACTGGTACCTGAAGAAACTCATAATATCCAAGCCCATCATCAGTCCAGTAATGCCAAACATCCCCAAAGTGTCCAGGCCTCTCTTCCCATGGACCAATAGATTCTCTCCATCTGAATGCATTTCTTAGCCACTCACCTTCTACAAAACAACCTCCTACAATAGTCGCATGCAATCTATCAAATATCTGAAACGTCTATGAACATATATAATGTATGTCCAAATGAAGAACCTGATTTTAAATGTGAAAACACAGTGCATACCAGGAAATCTCAAGAACCGTGGTTTCAAATCCAAAAGCATGGATATAAGTTCTGTGCGGAAACCATGTCCCTGTGTGTACAGAGAGAACCGGCTGTAAATACTCAGATAAACTTTTGCATAATGAGAATTACCATACACTAGAAAGAGATCGTTTTTGTTTATAGGTTTCTGGCAAGATAAATGAATCTAATACATTCAGTACACTAAATAGATGACTAACATATAAATTCAGCGGCAGCCACACAGGATATCCATCAGAAATAATCAATTAGTTGTTACATTCATCAAACAAATCAAAGTAGTGAACTGGGTGTCATACTATTCCTGTTACGGATTATGTGGCCAGTAGTTCATTGGTTTGCAGCATGGTAGAGTGCACTAGTGCCGACCATAATAGCAATTTTGCAATCAAGTGGGTACCACGAAGCACACTTGCACATGATCTTAGCCATCCAATATTCCATTATTAATTGGAAGTGGAATGTAGTCATTAAGGATTGCTGAAAAGTAGATCCTCCACCTACTGACCTAGTTTGATTTGTCACCATGCAGAATTAATTAACCAGTGGTCTATACTCAGAGGTTCAGTACtaatctttatttattattcatATTTTATACAAGTTTTTTGTAGGCCTTAATTGTGTTCACTATGAAGACTAATAAAATAATATAACATACCTTGTATGTGTCTTCAGGCATGAGTGATACTTGATCAAGCCATACAACTCCTTTTTTGTTAGTTTTTATTTGAAGCCTTGAGGTTCTATTGGTTCCTTTAGCAACCAGCTTCTGCTCCACTTTTGTCCAATTTGATGTGCCAGAAACTCTGCAGCAGTGCAATCCCTTCAGCTATTGTGAATAAGGAAATATTCTCCTTCTTTCTAAACATTGTGAGAAAAAACACTAACGTTATCGTAGCTGAAGCCAAGTTTTGCAATCCGTCAGAGCTTGTTAATGAAACTGTTAAATCCGTTGTTTCCGGAGACTTAACATACATAACAAGATTGTAAGCCTTCCCATCTTCTATGTTCTGTAAGTTGAAAATTGTAGCattatagaaaagaaaaaagtagaaAAGGGTAGGAAAACAGAACATGTACTGAATATCTGCCTAACATCAGAACATGAAAGGTAAAAACTACCAGAACGATACAAAAAATGCATTGAGCTCTGATGCTTGTAATTCCAAAAGCTACTCCTACAGCTATTGCTACTGTTAATGCTTTTGACAATTGGCATCCTAGTTAATTAAATAACCAAATTTTTTATATTAACAAAATACTTCTTTATGAAACTATCCATTTCTAGTACTTATATGAATAAGAAATACATTATGAAATCGTACCATGCCCCAAAAACCTGGGTTGTAAACACCAACACCACCAGCTGGACAGTCATTACAGAGGACCTCCATCCTCAGAGCAACAATGTTTCGGCTGAAACATGATGTACGATCAGTCGCCACGAATATAGAGGAGTCATCTCCAATGATGGACCACGGGTCAATGTTTGATGGAGTATGAGGGCCTCCAGCTTCGAAACCTGAAGTAAAGAAACAGCTCCAAAACCATGAACATCAACATCGACAGAGTGCATCTAGTGACATTTCAAAAGGCACACAAAAATCAAGAATAGCTGAGGTACCTCTGTTATTGACAAGCTCTGCCCATATGCCACCGGCCCCTGCATGGTTAATCTCCTACAGTGGATCATGTAGGGATTATTCTTTCTGATTAGATGTGGTCAAACATAGGAAGACGACGGAACTAACATCTACCAATGAACTACTTCCTCACCTCAAAAAATATCCCAAATAATGTTTCAGGGATCTTCCGGGCAAGCTGTGGCGTGGCATCAACCTTGAGGGTTGCTGTCTGGGTGGCCTCTATTTCTAAAGGCCGACATCTGCAGCCCACACAGAATAGAAGCAGAACGCAGAAGATTGTAGTAGAGAAGGATTGCTTGAGATCCATAGGCTTCCACTTGTGGTAAGCACTAATGCAATGAGTGTGTCTGTTGGAGAAATGGAGAAGAGAGTATAATTGGCATGTCAGTTGAGTCAGATGGAAACAGAAGCTACTACAGCATAGCATCTCCACTTTAAAGAGAACTGGAGAAGCATCAGATCAGAACAATCAAAAGGCAAACACATTAGTACTAGTGCACAAATAGAAAAAATGAAATTGATTTGGTAAATAAAGCATTTACAAATAGGCAAAGAAGGCCTTTTGAGATTAATCTCATCAGATACAAGCACATGGGACTGTGTTTCAGTTAAAGCTTCAGggtgtttgttttctttcgcaAAAGAAAGGAAAGGAGGCCCTGTTGGGCATTCCATCAAACCTCTCGCCTGCACCATGCAGGCAACCACCAAccccaaactccacccaaaatCGGCAACTGAAGACAAAATATTCCGAATTAAGCAGAATTGGAGTCTGTCGTCGTCGAGTGTCTCACCATGCATCCACCATCCGTTGCCTCCTTTCCAAAGCAAGAAGTGATGGAGCTACCGGATGTCCGGATGCGAGTGCCCGCCCTGCGCTTAAgtagcagaagaagaagaagaagaagaaggcgaagcaGTGGCTTTGAAGGGAAGCGTGCGTGCCTACGGGCTACGGAAGGCACGCGAGGGGTGTGGGGGAGGGAGACCTATCCGGTGCCGGAGACGGCGGACGTCAGGGTCGCGGCGTGGCCGCAGTTGCTTGCCTTGCCGGGGTTGTTGGCTTCGTTCGGCGGCGGTTGGCTGCGCGCGCCCGCCGACACGTGGGGCCCATGGCTGTCCGCGGCGCTGTCGCCTTATCCGCATCCATCATCACTTGCATCTTATTTCCCAAAGCATTTGGGTTTCTTTATTTCTGCCGGCGTATTAATTCATGGAAACGGGAACGGACGAAGAGGGCGAACAACTTTGGAGCCTGGGTTTTGGAGTTTGGTTGTGGCTGTATCTTTGTTGTCTCTTAGGATGTCATCGGATttacttcaatccatgtgtatTGGTGTGGATTAGGATAGAATTTAGTTCAAATTCCACTCcgatccacctcaacacatatggattgaggtgaatccaaCTAAatacaaacaaggccttatgtgTCTGTTTTCTAATCATCAGAAGTTGCACTAAGGCATGTTTGAATCATCTAAAGTTTTCATAAGTTTGGTTGATTGAATTGTTCAAAATAGTTATGAGCCAGACTATAGTTGTGTTTGTTCAGCTTTTGGAAAACATCTCTCCTGTCAAAAAAGTATAAACGCTAACCAAATGGGTGGAATCTGAAAGCTTTGTATTATGATTTTCTCAGTAGGACCCCGATTTTAGCTTTCACTCTTCTTAAATAGATGGAAAAGGGAATAGGTTTGCTGCAGCAGAACATAGAAATCAAAATTCTGATCCCGGTTAAGGTACACATGTTGGCGAGCAATGTTGTTAAAACATAATCCGGGAGTAATAACAGCGAGATTTTTAAATTTAAACGCTCAGCACAATGGAACTTAATTGGAGTGACCAAGTTAAGGTTTCAGGCCAATGTAGCTATTTGGCATAACAAAagagctattttctaaaagttCGGTTTTGCACGTactaattacaaaacaaatgaaaagaaaatttcGAAGCTAGCACGGCGGAGTAAAAAAAATCACGGTTCCTTGACACATAGCACGGGTTTTGATCGATCACGGCCACgccatcatcaagaagctagtAGTATTTGCACAAATAATGAATTAATCAGGATATGTAATTGACTAAGATTATAATAATAAGAACCGATCGATTTGGAGAAGAATAtatacctcatcatcatcacgaGATGCTGTACCTGTCACCATCAGACTTAGTAAAACACTCAACAACTAGCAAACAAAGTgatatgctatatatatatatattatcatcCAGTTTATAACTATACTAACAACAAACTTAGTGATTACAAACTAATTAGTATAGATTACtttattttatcatttgatgtggCGCACGAGATGCCTAGCTAGCTAGGCTAGATGTCACTGAACTCGCACTGCACTATTGAAGCACTCAGCGTATATATAGAGGATATATCTTCACGCATTCTATCTTTAATTAAAAACTAAGAGCAACTTCAGCCCAAGTCCCTAAATTAAGcctttaaatttttatttacatgctatgataaaaaagtaaggGTTTAAATTAAGACTCAACTCCAAcacacctcctaaacaagtaggatagggggttctagatgtgagaggctgaaactataatttgggagggcatggaaaatgggagcccaaataggaggtgggttggagttgattttttttttatcaagtctctagatttagaatagggaCTTGTTTAAGAGGtaggttggagttgctctaataaaTAGTGGGGTTGCTGAATATTTATAGGCTTGGATTGGATTTGCATTCGGAGCACTCTATTATTATTAATCACCAGCTAGAGGTTTTCTTTAAATTTTTCATTTAATCCTTGCGAATGTTCCGCTGATGATCGAGTTGTGGGATGGGCAAATTTGAAATGCACCTTTAAAAGAACTGTGAATGATAGtctgttgatttttttttaagttaGAAGTTGGTGCAATTACTGTACAATTTGTTTTACTGATGCCAGAGCACATCTGCTAGATCCTCCAACTTTCTTCTCTTATTGATCTAAATTTCTTATTAGAGACATTTGAATAAGAAATTATAAGGCTCTGTTCAATTAGAGCTAAATTTTTTGTGAGGAAGTAATTAGCTCTAATTGATCTAATTAATCAGGGCCTTGTAATTTCTCTCTTTCTAAAAAATTGCATGACTGCTACTCCCCCGTCCCAAAAAAACATGTAAATCTCGGTTTCGGAGGAGTCAAATATtcttaactttgactaaatacaaataaaaacatATTGATGTTTATGATATGTAATGAGTATAGTTAGATTAGTTATTAAATATAGTTTTATGATAAACCGTACCTGATTAGAGATtcaaatattaaaaaaaaatataatttacaaacttggtcaaatcttaAAGATTTTCTTTGACTCTTTAGAAATCGAGATTTACATGTCttttaggacggagggagtacgctTGGCTGCTATGCTTGCTGATGATCCATGTGAATGTGATGCATGGATCTCGATCGCGCTCTGCTGTGAACGTACTCATCAATTTCTCGTGCATGCGGTACGCACGCAACCTCG from Sorghum bicolor cultivar BTx623 chromosome 8, Sorghum_bicolor_NCBIv3, whole genome shotgun sequence encodes:
- the LOC8070374 gene encoding alpha-L-arabinofuranosidase 1; the protein is MDLKQSFSTTIFCVLLLFCVGCRCRPLEIEATQTATLKVDATPQLARKIPETLFGIFFEEINHAGAGGIWAELVNNRGFEAGGPHTPSNIDPWSIIGDDSSIFVATDRTSCFSRNIVALRMEVLCNDCPAGGVGVYNPGFWGMNIEDGKAYNLVMYVKSPETTDLTVSLTSSDGLQNLASATITVSGTSNWTKVEQKLVAKGTNRTSRLQIKTNKKGVVWLDQVSLMPEDTYKGHGFRTELISMLLDLKPRFLRFPGGCFVEGEWLRNAFRWRESIGPWEERPGHFGDVWHYWTDDGLGYYEFLQLAEDLGAAPIWVFNNGISHNDEVDTVAIAPFVKDVLDSLEFARGSADSTWGSVRAAMGHPEPFPVKHVAIGNEDCGKKFYRGNYLKFYNAIREAYPDIQMISNCDGSSRPLDHPADLYDFHVYTDSKTLFNMRSQFDRTSRSGPKAFVSEYAVWRSDAGRGSLLASLAEAAFLTGLEKNSDIVQMASYAPLFVNNNDQTWNPDAIVFNSWQHYGTPSYWMQTLFRESSGAMIHPINMSSRYSSSLAASAITWQDSENSFLRVKVVNFGSDTVSLTISTSGLQASVNSLGSTATVLTSGNVMDENSFSNPNKVAPVKSQLSNAGEQMQVTLAPHSFTTFDLALAQSKLVAEM